Proteins encoded by one window of Acidimicrobiales bacterium:
- the recR gene encoding recombination mediator RecR gives MYAGPVQDLIDELGRLPGVGPKSAQRIAFHLLKVSAEDALRLATAINEVKERVSFCARCFNVSEGDECDLCADPRRDTHLLCVVEEPRDIVAVEKTHEFRGRYHVLQGAISPIEGIGPDQLKVSELLARLEPEEITEVILCTNPNIEGEATAMYLARLLKPLGLRVTRIASGLPVGGDLEYADELTLGRALEGRRDVEA, from the coding sequence GTGTACGCCGGCCCCGTCCAGGACCTGATCGACGAGCTGGGCCGCCTCCCCGGGGTGGGCCCGAAGTCCGCGCAGCGGATCGCCTTCCACCTCCTGAAGGTGTCAGCCGAGGATGCCCTGCGCCTGGCCACCGCCATCAACGAGGTGAAGGAGCGGGTGTCGTTCTGCGCCCGGTGCTTCAACGTCTCCGAGGGTGACGAGTGCGACCTGTGCGCGGACCCCCGCCGCGACACCCACCTGCTGTGTGTGGTGGAGGAGCCCCGTGACATCGTGGCGGTGGAGAAAACGCATGAGTTCCGGGGCCGCTACCACGTCCTGCAGGGCGCCATCAGCCCCATCGAGGGCATCGGCCCCGACCAGCTCAAGGTGAGCGAGCTGCTGGCTCGCCTCGAGCCGGAGGAGATCACCGAGGTCATCCTCTGCACCAACCCCAACATCGAGGGTGAGGCCACCGCCATGTACCTGGCCCGCCTGCTCAAGCCCCTCGGCCTGCGGGTGACCCGCATCGCCAGCGGGCTGCCGGTCGGTGGCGACCTCGAGTATGCCGACGAGCTGACCCTCGGGCGCGCCCTCGAGGGCCGGCGCGACGTGGAGGCGTGA
- a CDS encoding YbaB/EbfC family nucleoid-associated protein, protein MSEHSATPDLSALLAQAQEMQEQLMAAQAEAAEAVVEGQAGGGVVKVCVTGGLDFQSVSIDPAAVDPGDVAMLEDLVLAALHDAMARVNEAQQGAMGGLGGLAGELGGGGLGGLLGG, encoded by the coding sequence ATGTCCGAACACTCCGCCACGCCCGACCTCAGCGCTCTCCTCGCCCAGGCCCAGGAGATGCAGGAGCAGCTGATGGCCGCCCAGGCCGAGGCGGCCGAGGCCGTTGTCGAGGGCCAGGCCGGCGGCGGTGTGGTGAAGGTGTGCGTCACCGGCGGCCTCGACTTCCAGTCGGTCAGCATCGACCCTGCCGCCGTCGATCCGGGCGATGTGGCGATGCTCGAGGACCTCGTCCTCGCCGCCCTCCACGACGCCATGGCCCGGGTCAACGAGGCCCAGCAGGGCGCCATGGGCGGCCTCGGCGGCCTGGCCGGCGAGCTCGGCGGCGGGGGCCTCGGCGGGCTCCTCGGCGGCTGA